Proteins encoded within one genomic window of Empedobacter falsenii:
- a CDS encoding DUF4241 domain-containing protein, producing the protein MQPTAEWLKTWESKREFTLAPNDLEKYFTDKEIGGVEIDQIEMGEVSLPSGKIFVNDPLGEYLSMDKDPYFLETPKGNFPVTASIVKFEDDGDVENLIGCIKVAFTNEKPVRYEEAMKGIELIDELQEGEYFGFSIESGLATIVDAEAKDSFVKFIDEFESKGDVNLYDDYFNALFVENAKNNPKYQSEEGDWINWTIPNTEFKSPIFQAGFGEGIYPAYFGYNEKGEIVAFYIQFIDAELEDSEDDDEWL; encoded by the coding sequence ATGCAACCAACAGCAGAATGGTTAAAAACTTGGGAATCTAAAAGAGAATTCACTTTAGCTCCTAATGATTTAGAAAAATATTTTACAGATAAAGAAATTGGAGGTGTAGAAATCGACCAAATCGAAATGGGAGAAGTTTCTTTACCATCAGGTAAAATCTTTGTAAATGATCCTTTGGGAGAATATTTATCAATGGATAAAGATCCTTATTTCCTTGAAACGCCAAAAGGTAATTTTCCTGTAACTGCAAGCATCGTAAAATTTGAAGACGATGGTGACGTTGAGAATTTGATTGGTTGTATCAAAGTTGCTTTTACAAACGAAAAACCTGTTCGTTACGAAGAAGCAATGAAAGGGATTGAGTTGATTGACGAATTACAAGAAGGAGAATATTTTGGTTTTTCTATCGAAAGTGGTTTAGCTACAATTGTTGATGCAGAAGCAAAAGATTCTTTTGTAAAATTTATTGATGAATTCGAAAGCAAAGGTGATGTAAATTTATACGATGATTATTTCAATGCATTATTCGTAGAGAACGCTAAAAATAACCCAAAATATCAGTCAGAAGAAGGAGATTGGATCAATTGGACAATTCCAAATACAGAATTCAAATCGCCAATTTTTCAAGCTGGTTTTGGAGAAGGAATCTACCCTGCTTACTTTGGTTACAATGAAAAAGGAGAAATTGTTGCATTTTATATTCAATTCATCGATGCTGAATTAGAAGATTCAGAAGATGATGACGAATGGTTGTAA
- a CDS encoding Crp/Fnr family transcriptional regulator: MENYKKHLSNIIDLTEEQWAEIEKFLVVKHIKKNEFILEPGEYSEDYFFVESGVIRSYTIDENGKEHVLQFGTENWIVSDRNSAFCKQQSKFYIQAIEDSTVILLNEKLNDLITRLNPNYLAAQNKLIQNHVRSLQDRINLLLGASAKTRYLEFMRLYPNQLSRIPQWMIASYLGITPESLSRVRKEIAHG, from the coding sequence ATGGAAAATTATAAAAAACATTTATCAAATATTATTGATCTGACAGAAGAACAATGGGCAGAAATTGAAAAATTTTTGGTGGTAAAACACATCAAAAAGAATGAATTTATTTTAGAACCTGGCGAATATTCCGAAGATTATTTTTTTGTTGAATCTGGCGTTATTCGTTCTTATACAATAGATGAAAATGGAAAAGAACATGTCTTGCAATTTGGTACAGAAAATTGGATTGTAAGTGATAGAAATAGTGCTTTTTGTAAGCAACAATCAAAATTTTATATTCAAGCAATAGAAGATTCTACCGTTATTTTATTGAATGAAAAATTGAATGATTTAATCACTCGATTAAATCCAAATTATTTAGCTGCTCAAAATAAATTAATTCAAAATCATGTGCGTAGTTTACAAGATCGTATTAATTTGTTACTTGGTGCATCTGCAAAGACTCGTTATTTAGAATTTATGCGTCTTTATCCCAACCAACTCTCTCGCATACCGCAATGGATGATCGCTTCATATTTAGGCATCACACCCGAAAGTTTAAGTAGAGTTCGTAAAGAAATAGCACATGGATAG
- a CDS encoding RrF2 family transcriptional regulator — protein MNNLRFATAIHILVLTEKFKGQLITSDFIAGSINVNPVVVRREIKFLKEAGFIDSKKGKEGGIYLVKDSADILLGDVYKIVNQENVFGRMNHTNPECPVGKQMNNNLEKLFDDAESELIKSLNHKTLKQFCDEFQ, from the coding sequence ATGAATAATTTAAGATTTGCAACGGCGATTCATATTTTAGTTTTGACTGAAAAATTCAAGGGACAATTAATAACTTCTGATTTTATTGCGGGAAGTATTAATGTGAATCCTGTTGTGGTTCGTCGTGAGATTAAATTCTTGAAAGAAGCAGGTTTCATCGATTCGAAAAAAGGGAAAGAAGGAGGAATTTACTTAGTTAAAGATTCTGCTGATATTTTGTTAGGCGATGTCTATAAAATTGTCAATCAAGAAAATGTTTTTGGAAGAATGAATCATACCAATCCAGAATGTCCAGTTGGTAAACAAATGAATAACAATCTTGAAAAATTATTTGATGATGCTGAATCAGAGTTGATTAAGTCGTTAAATCATAAAACTTTAAAGCAATTTTGTGATGAATTTCAGTAA
- a CDS encoding NAD(P)-dependent oxidoreductase gives MRVAVIGATGFVGSHIVEELVNRNQSIKAFARNTDNVLDSKNVAKVALDVNDVQALATDLKGADVVVSAFNAGWTNPNIYEDYLKGAKAIEEATKLAGVKRLIVVGGAGSLYVNDKKELQIVDAPDFPEQIKQGALAARDYYNILKQDNELDWTMFSPAPEMHQGTSGERKGTYRLGNDVPVFNAEGRSILSVEDVAVVIADEIENANHIKSRFTAAY, from the coding sequence ATGAGAGTAGCAGTAATTGGAGCAACAGGTTTTGTAGGCTCACATATTGTAGAAGAATTGGTAAACAGAAATCAATCTATCAAAGCATTTGCGCGAAATACAGACAACGTTTTGGATAGTAAAAACGTAGCTAAAGTGGCATTAGATGTAAACGATGTGCAAGCTTTGGCGACAGATTTGAAAGGTGCTGATGTGGTTGTAAGTGCTTTTAATGCAGGTTGGACAAATCCAAATATTTATGAAGATTATTTGAAAGGCGCAAAAGCAATTGAAGAAGCAACTAAATTGGCTGGTGTAAAACGTTTGATTGTTGTTGGTGGAGCGGGAAGTCTGTATGTGAATGATAAAAAAGAACTGCAAATTGTAGACGCGCCAGATTTTCCTGAGCAAATAAAACAAGGCGCTTTGGCTGCGAGAGATTATTATAATATCTTGAAACAAGATAATGAGTTGGATTGGACAATGTTTTCTCCAGCGCCAGAAATGCATCAAGGAACTTCTGGAGAGCGAAAAGGTACGTATCGTTTAGGGAATGATGTACCTGTTTTCAATGCAGAAGGTCGTAGTATTTTGTCTGTGGAAGATGTTGCAGTGGTGATTGCAGATGAAATTGAAAATGCCAATCATATAAAAAGTAGATTTACAGCAGCTTATTAA
- a CDS encoding DUF3592 domain-containing protein, protein MKLSIAIGCLILSLGFVLICSFLNLGVFFNQLLGVVFLFCSLFMGYLGFVNLFDYLNHSRLVNKGVKVKAHIIEIKRGLLGENHLPDYIVEVFYKHPNTEKIYYTEFEYFGDVNASENLKKGKEVDILIDPQNPENIYYKNVI, encoded by the coding sequence ATGAAATTGTCAATCGCAATAGGATGTTTAATTCTAAGTTTAGGATTTGTTCTAATATGCTCTTTTCTAAATCTTGGTGTATTTTTTAATCAACTGCTTGGAGTAGTTTTTCTGTTCTGTAGTTTGTTTATGGGATATTTAGGTTTTGTCAATTTATTTGACTACCTAAATCATTCAAGATTAGTAAATAAAGGAGTAAAAGTAAAAGCACATATTATTGAAATAAAAAGAGGTTTATTAGGAGAAAATCATTTGCCAGACTATATAGTTGAAGTTTTTTATAAACATCCAAATACTGAAAAAATTTATTATACAGAATTTGAATATTTTGGAGATGTTAACGCAAGTGAGAATCTAAAGAAAGGAAAAGAGGTTGATATTTTAATCGATCCTCAAAATCCAGAAAATATTTATTATAAAAATGTAATTTAA
- a CDS encoding methylglyoxal synthase, which produces MEIALIAHDGKKAEMVNFLMKHKEALNNNNITFIATGTTGKYAEQTGLKVTRYLSGPLGGDAQIAARVVEGKTDMVFFFRDPMGKHPHEPDVNMLLRLCDVHNIPLATNPATAEMLLDHLK; this is translated from the coding sequence ATGGAAATAGCATTGATCGCTCATGATGGAAAAAAAGCTGAAATGGTCAATTTTTTAATGAAACATAAAGAAGCTTTAAACAATAATAATATCACATTTATCGCAACAGGAACGACAGGAAAGTATGCGGAGCAAACTGGACTAAAAGTTACGCGCTATCTATCTGGTCCTCTTGGTGGTGACGCGCAAATTGCTGCTCGAGTTGTAGAAGGAAAAACAGATATGGTTTTCTTTTTTAGAGATCCGATGGGAAAACATCCGCACGAACCAGATGTAAATATGTTATTGAGACTGTGCGATGTACACAATATTCCATTAGCTACAAACCCAGCGACAGCAGAAATGTTATTGGATCATTTAAAATAA
- a CDS encoding 2Fe-2S iron-sulfur cluster-binding protein: MKFNLLTVKEIVKLTADAVQISFDVPEELHEEYNFLPGQYITLNINGERRDYSLCESPKDKKWSIGVKSQPNGKISSYLVNELKVGDQLEVSTPSGRFSIPTKPNEKRTLLAFTAGSGITPIMSMLEFTLQTEEWVNFHIFYVNRDENSIMFKERLTELKQKYPNNVFIHHFYTRQDQENFIYNGRIDEKKFDLILNQIIDINEVDEAMVCGPEQMILTLAKKINEAGIIEKHIHFEMFNPSVKTEDIFTKHDEGPQTVQVTVTLDGETSEVTWDRGKNLIDTMLDAGIDAPYSCKGGVCSSCMCKITEGEVHIGDNYVLTDSDYEEGMTLACISRPKTATLAIDFDEV; this comes from the coding sequence ATGAAATTTAATTTATTAACGGTAAAAGAAATTGTAAAATTAACGGCTGATGCTGTTCAAATTTCGTTTGATGTTCCTGAGGAATTACACGAAGAATACAATTTTTTACCTGGACAATATATCACTCTTAATATTAATGGAGAACGAAGAGATTACTCTTTATGTGAATCTCCTAAAGATAAAAAATGGAGCATTGGGGTTAAATCTCAACCAAATGGAAAGATTTCTTCTTATTTAGTAAATGAACTAAAAGTTGGTGATCAATTAGAAGTTTCTACGCCAAGTGGACGTTTTTCTATTCCTACAAAACCAAACGAAAAACGTACGTTATTAGCTTTTACAGCGGGTAGTGGAATCACGCCAATTATGAGTATGTTGGAGTTTACATTGCAGACTGAAGAATGGGTAAATTTTCATATTTTTTATGTAAATAGAGACGAGAACTCAATCATGTTCAAAGAGCGTTTGACAGAATTAAAACAAAAATATCCAAACAATGTTTTCATTCATCATTTTTATACGCGCCAAGATCAGGAGAATTTCATTTACAATGGACGAATTGATGAGAAGAAATTTGATTTAATCTTGAATCAAATTATTGATATCAACGAAGTAGATGAAGCAATGGTTTGTGGACCAGAACAAATGATTTTGACTTTAGCGAAGAAAATCAACGAAGCGGGAATTATCGAGAAACATATTCATTTCGAAATGTTTAATCCTTCAGTGAAAACAGAAGATATTTTTACAAAACATGACGAAGGACCTCAAACGGTTCAAGTTACTGTAACGCTTGATGGCGAAACTTCTGAAGTGACTTGGGATAGAGGAAAAAACTTGATTGATACAATGTTAGACGCTGGTATTGATGCGCCTTACTCGTGTAAAGGTGGTGTTTGTTCGTCTTGCATGTGTAAGATAACAGAAGGCGAAGTGCATATTGGAGACAACTATGTATTAACGGATTCTGATTACGAAGAAGGAATGACGTTAGCGTGTATTTCTCGTCCAAAAACAGCTACTTTAGCAATTGATTTTGATGAAGTTTAA
- a CDS encoding solute carrier family 23 protein encodes MSQQNDQNIVLAIDEKPKLGQGILLSIQHLFAMFGATVLVPALTGMSPAIALISSGIGTLVFILITRGKVPSYLGSSFAFINPIIAMKALEANPESGIATGSFLVGSFLVGVTYSLVALFIATAGTKWLMKLLPPIVVGPVIMVIGLGLASTAIKMVTNNPSGEYDLTYVTIGFVTLIITIITAIFSKGFLSVIPVLVGIIGGYIFAITMGVVDLNPVIEAKWFMIPDFTVPFVDYTPTLSWYVIFLMIPVAIVPIAEHIGHQLVLSKVVNRDLIEDPGLDRSMLGDGIATMIAACLGGPPNTTYGENIGVLAITRAFSIYVFIGAACFAILFGFCGKVSALLSTIPTPVMGGVSILLFGIIASSGLRMLIENKVDFKIKRNLIISSVILIIGIGGAAIHIRDLFSLEGMALASIIGVALNLILPGREFVSFKEMFDEEN; translated from the coding sequence ATGAGTCAACAAAATGACCAAAATATTGTCTTAGCTATCGACGAAAAACCGAAGTTAGGACAAGGTATATTATTAAGTATACAGCATCTTTTTGCGATGTTTGGCGCAACAGTTTTAGTTCCTGCTTTGACAGGAATGTCACCAGCAATTGCATTAATTTCGAGCGGAATCGGAACTTTAGTTTTCATCTTAATTACACGAGGAAAAGTCCCTTCTTACCTTGGTTCTTCATTTGCTTTTATCAATCCAATTATCGCAATGAAAGCTTTAGAAGCAAACCCAGAAAGTGGAATAGCGACAGGAAGTTTCTTGGTAGGAAGTTTTTTAGTTGGAGTTACCTATTCATTGGTCGCACTATTTATCGCAACTGCTGGAACAAAATGGTTAATGAAACTTTTACCTCCTATTGTTGTTGGTCCAGTAATTATGGTAATTGGGCTAGGATTAGCTTCTACAGCAATCAAAATGGTGACAAATAATCCTTCAGGCGAATATGATTTAACCTATGTTACAATTGGTTTTGTTACGTTAATTATCACGATAATTACAGCAATTTTCAGTAAAGGTTTTTTGAGTGTAATTCCAGTTTTGGTCGGAATTATTGGTGGATATATTTTTGCAATTACAATGGGTGTTGTTGATTTAAATCCTGTTATAGAAGCAAAATGGTTTATGATTCCAGATTTTACGGTTCCTTTTGTAGATTATACGCCTACATTATCTTGGTATGTTATTTTCTTAATGATTCCGGTTGCAATTGTACCAATCGCTGAACATATCGGACATCAATTAGTTTTGAGTAAAGTCGTGAATAGAGATTTAATTGAAGATCCAGGTTTAGACCGATCTATGTTAGGTGACGGAATTGCAACAATGATTGCCGCTTGTTTAGGTGGGCCTCCAAACACGACGTATGGCGAGAATATTGGTGTTTTAGCTATTACAAGAGCTTTTAGTATTTATGTATTTATTGGAGCAGCTTGTTTTGCTATTTTATTTGGATTTTGTGGTAAAGTTTCAGCATTATTAAGTACAATTCCAACACCAGTTATGGGTGGCGTTTCTATTTTATTATTCGGAATTATTGCTTCGAGTGGTTTGAGAATGTTAATTGAAAATAAAGTTGATTTTAAGATAAAACGAAACCTAATCATTTCATCTGTTATCCTAATTATAGGAATTGGTGGTGCGGCAATTCACATCAGAGATTTATTTTCTTTAGAAGGAATGGCTTTGGCATCTATAATTGGAGTTGCTTTAAATTTAATTCTTCCGGGAAGAGAATTTGTCTCGTTCAAGGAAATGTTTGATGAGGAAAATTAA
- a CDS encoding heavy-metal-associated domain-containing protein, whose product METKELKFKTNINCSGCVSKVKPFLDKLDGLEAWEVDTDNPDKVLSVKINQATDEEIIDTIEKVGFSAELIEE is encoded by the coding sequence ATGGAAACAAAAGAATTAAAATTCAAAACAAATATAAATTGTAGTGGTTGCGTGAGCAAAGTGAAACCTTTTTTAGATAAGTTAGATGGTTTAGAAGCTTGGGAAGTTGATACTGATAATCCTGATAAAGTTTTGTCTGTAAAAATTAATCAAGCAACAGACGAAGAAATTATTGATACAATTGAGAAAGTTGGTTTTTCAGCTGAATTAATTGAAGAATAG
- a CDS encoding YfiT family bacillithiol transferase — MKTLENLKYPIGKFEIPASFNKESIEQWISTIREFPQKIQNEITSLSEAELEQQYRPEGWTIRQVVHHCADSHMNSFIRFKLALTEDVPTIKPYEENIWAELEDSKNLDVNISVNLLFALHQRWVVLLNSFVESDWEKKFRHPETNQLIDLKTNLAIYAWHCNHHLAHIQQAKKVNVSLQNIL; from the coding sequence ATGAAAACACTAGAAAATTTAAAATATCCGATCGGTAAATTTGAAATTCCAGCATCATTTAATAAAGAATCTATTGAACAATGGATTTCAACAATTCGTGAATTTCCACAAAAAATTCAGAATGAAATTACCTCTCTTTCAGAAGCTGAATTAGAACAACAATATCGTCCAGAAGGCTGGACAATTAGACAAGTTGTGCATCATTGTGCAGATAGCCATATGAATAGTTTTATTCGTTTTAAACTGGCTTTAACCGAAGATGTTCCGACAATAAAACCTTACGAGGAAAATATTTGGGCTGAATTAGAAGATTCTAAAAATCTTGACGTCAACATTTCAGTCAATTTGCTATTTGCGCTGCATCAACGTTGGGTTGTTTTGTTAAATTCGTTTGTTGAAAGCGATTGGGAGAAAAAATTTCGTCATCCAGAAACAAATCAATTGATTGATTTAAAAACAAATCTTGCGATTTATGCTTGGCATTGCAATCATCATTTGGCGCACATACAGCAAGCTAAAAAAGTTAATGTATCTTTACAAAATATTTTATAA
- a CDS encoding GLPGLI family protein gives MKKLIFSVCFTTISCIASFAQAKKENIKVIYNTDFILDFDKVKSSIPAAYHASFKSEIDRGISVKFVLESNGKMSSFKPEIKIDNNQSNDNSIAQMIIAAEANPQYKDYEKNEFYNVKDFGVKTFLIKDKIFDYQWKITKEKTEIAGYNATKAIGIDEDGKEVIAWYTTSLPYRDGPYRYANLPGLIVKAEMSTDEFKAVFTMKEIEILDKDVVITLPTKGKVVTDKEFMAEMKAMNERHKQVNQGVDK, from the coding sequence ATGAAAAAACTTATATTTTCGGTATGTTTTACAACTATTTCTTGTATTGCTTCGTTTGCACAAGCTAAAAAGGAGAACATAAAAGTAATCTACAACACAGATTTTATTTTAGATTTTGATAAAGTCAAAAGTAGTATTCCTGCTGCGTATCATGCGAGTTTCAAAAGTGAAATAGATCGCGGAATTTCGGTGAAATTTGTATTGGAAAGTAATGGAAAAATGTCTTCTTTCAAACCTGAAATTAAAATTGATAACAATCAATCCAATGATAATTCTATTGCGCAGATGATTATTGCTGCAGAAGCAAATCCACAATATAAAGATTATGAAAAAAATGAATTTTATAATGTGAAAGATTTTGGTGTGAAAACCTTTTTGATTAAGGATAAAATCTTTGATTATCAATGGAAAATAACAAAAGAAAAAACAGAAATAGCAGGTTATAATGCAACAAAAGCAATTGGAATAGACGAGGATGGAAAAGAGGTGATTGCATGGTATACAACGAGTTTGCCTTATAGAGATGGTCCTTATCGTTATGCTAATTTACCAGGTTTGATTGTGAAAGCAGAAATGTCAACAGATGAATTCAAGGCTGTTTTTACGATGAAAGAAATCGAAATTTTAGATAAAGATGTTGTGATTACTTTGCCAACAAAGGGAAAAGTTGTGACAGACAAAGAATTTATGGCGGAAATGAAAGCAATGAATGAACGTCATAAGCAAGTAAATCAAGGAGTTGATAAATAA
- a CDS encoding DUF3861 domain-containing protein, translated as MTKKGNHYKLTLEQTELLDKDAPLQAPIVLDFMNHDEIFKIIEMIKSKNPFENENQSVEFAIGLKLFLEVVMKNKNNPIFEDLIPAIKAFMPKLKENLK; from the coding sequence ATGACAAAGAAAGGAAATCACTACAAATTAACATTAGAACAGACCGAATTATTAGACAAAGATGCGCCATTACAAGCTCCAATTGTTTTAGATTTTATGAATCATGATGAGATTTTTAAGATTATTGAAATGATAAAATCTAAAAATCCGTTCGAAAATGAAAATCAATCAGTGGAATTTGCAATAGGTTTGAAGTTATTTTTGGAAGTGGTAATGAAGAATAAAAACAATCCAATTTTTGAGGATTTAATTCCTGCGATTAAAGCTTTTATGCCTAAATTGAAAGAAAATTTAAAGTAA
- a CDS encoding NAD(P)H-dependent flavin oxidoreductase — protein MVWQNELTALFGVKYPIIQAPMFGVTTSEMVAAASNCNCLGSLPIADLDAENSLKRIYQTKKITNKPFAVNIFANDIPEITPELKQRYNAIKNKLIELSHQQNFEVVFPEIEAVKPNGYKEQIDVILQEKCKILSFTFGNLDDDSINRLKEHNVTLIGTCTTLDEAIQLEKSNIDVICVQGIEAGGHRGTFNPDILPQIGGFSLFSQVKDVVKKPLIFAGGIYDAKTLLAAKQLGAYAFQIGSLFLCSNESALKSFEKERLKNVKENEIILTKSFSGRYARGIENEFIRLFENSEFVLPYPYQNKLTNALRNASKSKKNTAFTNLWLGQSFKNFEEDSTSNLLQKLIDSVEDYQ, from the coding sequence ATGGTTTGGCAAAATGAATTAACAGCATTATTTGGCGTAAAATATCCGATTATTCAAGCGCCAATGTTTGGAGTAACGACATCAGAAATGGTTGCTGCAGCAAGTAATTGTAACTGTTTAGGTTCTTTGCCAATTGCCGATTTGGATGCAGAGAATTCGTTGAAGCGAATCTATCAAACAAAAAAAATAACGAATAAACCTTTTGCTGTCAATATTTTTGCAAACGATATTCCTGAAATCACACCAGAATTAAAGCAAAGGTATAACGCAATAAAAAATAAGTTAATTGAGCTTTCGCATCAACAAAACTTTGAAGTTGTTTTTCCTGAAATTGAAGCTGTAAAACCAAATGGTTATAAGGAGCAAATAGACGTAATTTTACAAGAAAAATGTAAAATTTTGAGCTTTACTTTTGGTAATTTGGATGATGATTCTATTAATCGTCTTAAAGAACATAACGTAACATTAATAGGGACTTGTACAACGCTGGATGAAGCGATACAATTGGAAAAATCAAATATTGATGTGATTTGTGTACAAGGAATTGAAGCTGGTGGACATCGTGGAACTTTCAATCCAGATATTTTGCCTCAAATTGGTGGCTTTTCATTGTTTTCGCAAGTAAAAGATGTTGTGAAAAAGCCGTTGATTTTTGCTGGTGGAATTTATGATGCGAAAACACTTTTGGCGGCTAAACAGCTGGGTGCATACGCTTTTCAGATTGGTAGTTTGTTTTTGTGTTCCAATGAAAGTGCTTTAAAATCGTTCGAAAAAGAGCGATTAAAAAATGTGAAAGAAAATGAAATTATCTTGACAAAAAGTTTTTCTGGAAGATATGCACGAGGAATTGAGAATGAATTTATTCGTTTGTTTGAAAATTCTGAGTTTGTTTTACCTTATCCTTATCAAAATAAATTAACAAATGCGTTGAGAAACGCTTCTAAATCAAAAAAAAATACAGCGTTTACAAATTTATGGTTAGGACAATCTTTTAAAAATTTTGAAGAAGATTCTACATCAAATCTTCTTCAAAAATTAATTGATTCTGTAGAGGATTATCAATAA
- a CDS encoding TMEM175 family protein, which yields MTTNRLEAFSDGVLAIIITIMVLDLKVPLGDDIMSLKPYIPKFLNYLFSFIYVGIYWNNHHHLFQAIEKVNGGILWSNLHLLFWLSLLPVSTGWMGENYDSTFPVAFYGFVLFMSSVAFMIIEKIAIKQEGKESVIGKSLSRSLKEKTSSIGYLVGIGISFIKPEIGIIIYALIALLWLIPDRRIEKSMR from the coding sequence ATGACTACAAATAGATTAGAAGCTTTTAGCGACGGCGTTCTTGCTATTATTATTACCATTATGGTTTTGGATTTGAAAGTTCCTCTTGGAGATGATATCATGAGTTTGAAACCTTATATCCCAAAATTTCTGAATTATTTGTTCAGTTTTATTTATGTTGGAATTTATTGGAACAATCATCATCATCTTTTTCAGGCAATTGAAAAAGTAAACGGCGGAATTTTATGGAGTAATTTACATCTACTTTTTTGGTTGTCTTTGCTACCTGTTTCGACTGGTTGGATGGGCGAAAATTACGACTCAACTTTTCCTGTTGCTTTTTATGGATTTGTCCTATTTATGAGTAGTGTAGCATTTATGATTATTGAAAAAATTGCTATAAAACAAGAAGGAAAGGAATCTGTTATTGGAAAATCTCTGAGTAGAAGTTTAAAAGAAAAGACCTCTAGTATTGGTTATTTAGTTGGAATCGGAATTTCATTTATAAAACCCGAAATTGGTATTATTATTTATGCTTTAATCGCTTTATTATGGCTGATTCCAGATAGAAGAATTGAAAAATCGATGCGATAA
- a CDS encoding DUF1697 domain-containing protein produces MNTFIAILRGINVSGKKIIKMDVLTKLLEELRLENVTTYVQSGNAVFSTNLTDIKEIGDLIHDKIVESLSFEVPVLILTIEKLKNIIENNPFLKDLSIDKEFLHYTFLANKPEEINTEKVESSKTEDEQYFVADDVVYLYCPSGYGKTKLTNNFFEKLLNVSATTRNQNTTTALLQLALMREN; encoded by the coding sequence ATGAATACTTTTATTGCAATCCTGAGAGGTATAAATGTAAGTGGTAAAAAAATCATCAAAATGGATGTTTTGACCAAACTTTTGGAGGAACTTAGACTGGAAAATGTGACGACTTATGTGCAAAGTGGTAATGCGGTTTTTTCGACAAATTTGACTGATATCAAAGAAATTGGAGATTTAATTCACGATAAAATTGTTGAAAGTCTATCTTTTGAAGTTCCAGTTTTGATTCTTACCATCGAAAAATTAAAAAACATTATTGAAAATAATCCATTCTTAAAGGATTTGAGCATTGATAAAGAGTTTTTGCATTATACGTTTTTGGCAAATAAACCTGAGGAAATAAATACTGAAAAAGTTGAAAGTTCAAAAACTGAAGATGAACAATATTTTGTTGCTGATGATGTTGTTTATTTATATTGTCCTTCTGGTTATGGAAAAACAAAATTGACCAATAATTTTTTCGAAAAATTACTAAATGTAAGTGCTACAACCCGTAATCAAAATACAACAACTGCTTTATTGCAATTAGCGTTGATGAGAGAAAATTAA
- a CDS encoding TlpA family protein disulfide reductase, with protein sequence MKGNKQIIFAIVVVVALVAIMFTPIGTFFKGKMEDNSHVAGSDIELTESDYDIDLIGHNGAANTNLIDFKKSGEVVFLNFWGSWCPPCVAEMPTIQKLYEAKGQKVKFVLIAIQDKPTVFNPFLQKNNYTMPVYEPNSPISNNMLPKVFPTTYILNKKGEVVLKETKTRDWNDKEINDLLDKLIAE encoded by the coding sequence ATGAAAGGAAATAAGCAAATTATTTTTGCCATCGTTGTAGTTGTCGCTTTAGTCGCTATTATGTTTACGCCAATTGGGACATTTTTTAAAGGTAAAATGGAAGACAATAGCCACGTTGCAGGCTCTGATATAGAATTAACAGAAAGTGATTATGATATTGATTTAATTGGTCATAACGGCGCTGCGAATACAAACTTGATTGATTTCAAGAAAAGTGGTGAAGTTGTTTTCCTAAATTTTTGGGGAAGCTGGTGTCCTCCTTGTGTTGCAGAAATGCCAACAATTCAGAAATTGTATGAAGCAAAAGGACAAAAAGTAAAATTTGTATTGATTGCAATTCAGGATAAACCAACGGTTTTTAATCCGTTTTTGCAAAAAAATAATTATACAATGCCAGTTTACGAGCCAAATAGTCCAATTTCAAATAATATGTTACCAAAGGTTTTTCCAACAACATATATTTTAAATAAGAAAGGTGAAGTTGTGTTGAAAGAAACAAAAACAAGAGATTGGAATGATAAAGAAATTAATGATTTATTAGATAAATTAATCGCTGAATAA